The following DNA comes from Megalobrama amblycephala isolate DHTTF-2021 linkage group LG20, ASM1881202v1, whole genome shotgun sequence.
CCAAGGCCAATACTGTGCAGGCTATAATAGGTCATTCAGGATCCACTCCAACCATTGGGTTTGCCAGAATAACTGGCCGATTCCACATACCCGTGGTAAGATGTCATTCCACTATATACagtgtaaatatttttatatatatattttatatatatatatatatgtatatatatatatatatatatatatatatatatatatatatatatatatatatatatatatagaagtgaagtattttttatttgcataaCCAATAATCTGCTGAaatgcagtgaaaaaaaaaaggggatGAAGAATGAAATTCACCCAGTTTCATTCATGCTGTTTCACATTTGTCTTCATGCAGATCAGTCATTTTGCTACCTGTGCTTGCCTGAGCGACAGAAAAGAGTTCCCTTCTTTCTTCAGAACTATTCCAAGTGATTACTACCAGAGCAGAGCACTGGCCCAGCTTGTGAAACATTTTGGCTGGACATGGGTGGGAGCCTTAAGCAATGACAATGATTATGGTAAAACTGGAATTGCCACATTTATTAAAGCTGCTCAAGAAGAGGGAGTCTGTATTGAATACTCAGAGGCTTTTGAGAGCACAGGATCAAAAACATCTTTAACAAATATAGTAGACATTATCAGAACCTCCTCATCCAAGGTAATAATGGCTTTCATGTCACACAGAGAGATCAAGATACTGGTAGATGAGCTATACAGGCAAAATGTTACAGGACTGCAGTGGATCGGAAGTGATGCCTGGATCACAGATGACTCTCTTGCAGATAGCCAAGGCCACAATTTGCTGATTGGATCTATAGGATTCAGTGTACGCAATGCTCAAATACCTGGACTAGGCCCTTTTCTACAGGACATCAACCCCTCCCAATTTCCTAAAAGCATGTTTCTCAAAGAATTCTGGGAAAATGTTTTTCAGTGTTCATTGAGCCCAAGTTCAAAGCTGAAGGCATGCAATGGCTCAGAGcacttaaaatatgtcaaacaTCCTTTTACTGATGTGTCTGATCTGAGATTCATCAATAATGTCTACACTGCTGTGTATGCAATTGCTCATGCACTGCACAATCTACTGTCATGTAAGCAACAAAAACTCCAATTTACTAATGGCACCTGTGCACAATCAACAACAATACAACCCTGGCAGGTGAAATATCTTCTAAAATGTTGAAATCTTAAAATCTAACTATAATATATGTAAAGATCCAAGAAAACTGGTTGATTTAAACAAAGGACAAATTAACATAATTTACTATTAACATAATTTACTATTAAACAAGAGTTTTTGGTAACACAAGGATTCAGAATAACCTTTTAGCAATATGGAAACCTGAAATTGTaaagtttatcattttaaaactatattttagTAACATCATATGGTGACTttgttgatttaaaaataaataaataatcggtaacactttagaataatggtccgtcattaataagtaacaggaagtaatgcaggacaaatgagtagtactacattaacacttcagctatttctattaactaatatagaaacaagcttaactaatcagtaagtaatatcaaatttaggacTAAGATCCTTATTAGGTAATCAATAATTACTGAATGGGACTGGCATCAAGAACTAATATGTAACTACGACAAATTATAAAGGAttactaattaattactaatcaTAACATTAACGTCTGCGATGTGAGCAACTGTcttttttttggcataaaatGCATTACTAATTACTCTATGAACTACTAGTGATCTGGACCATTATTTTCAagtgaaaaacatatttttcacTTTACAATAATGGTTCAGATCACTAGTAGTCCTTGAAAAATGGACTACtatataaagtgaattttaaagtgaaaaaaaaaaaagatgtttttcactttaaaataatggtccagaTCACTAGTAGTTACTGCATTGTGACtaggtaacacttgagtaattagtgatgcattttatgactaTATTCAGAGTAAAAATTATGACTGATATTCTTTATAATTAGTCAGTTAAGTTAGTTATTAATAAGGCTAATCTCATTAAGTAATTATTGATTACCTAATAAGAAACTCCTAAATTTAATATTACTTACTGATTTAGTTAAGTTGGtttctatattagttaatagtaaTAGCTGAAGCGGTAATGTAGTACTACTCATTAGTCCTACATTACTTCCTACATAGTtacttattaatatttatttattctaaagtgttactgattatttatttatttttaaatcaacaaAGTCACCATGTGATGTTActaaaatatagttttaaacTGATACACTTTACAATTTTAGGTTTCCATATTGCTAAAAGGTTATTCTGAATCCAAAATGagattactgcaaaaaaataaaaataaataaattctgccATTACAGGTTGTACATTATCTGCAAACCGTAAATTTTAGCATGAATGGGGGAGAAACACTGTTTTTTGATAGTGAAGGAAACTCCCCTGCAAGATATGAACTGGTAAACTTACAAAAGGTCACAAAAGGTACCATGGAGGTAGCCACAATTGGCTACTATGATGCAACTCAGCCTCGTGGGCAAGAGTTTACTATGAACAATGTCAACATCATCTGGGGAGGAGGTCTGAAGACTGTAAGTGTCtcttttcaaattaattttccAATCTTAACTAAATACCCAAGTGCACAGGAGATGCAGTGATGCATTGTAACGGCTCAGATCAAACATGTGTAAACATGTGCAAACATGTCACATGGCATATTATTTTTCTATTGTTGTTCAAGTAGCTTTTCCCTGATGTGTGGCAGGTGCCTGTATCTGTGTGTACTGAGAGTTGTCCCCTAGGAACTAGGAAAGCGGTGCAGCAAGGAAGACCCATCTGTTGTTTTGACTGTATTCCATGCCCTTCAGGAGAGATTAGCAACACAACAGGTAATGCTTGTTTAACTGCTCTTTTAACACTTGCAGTTCATCAAAAGAGGATCAAATGGAAAAGTTTGACAGTTATTTTAATCTAAATGATTATGATCTAAATGATATACACTGccataaaaacattatataaaaaaaataaataaaaaaaaaaaaaacactaacaagTCTATTTCTAAAGGAGTAGTATATATGATCAGATATAGGCTAGGAGAGACTTCATTGAAATAGCAGGCTCATTACTATTGCACTTCCGTTTTCATCCACACCAGATGCATCTGACTGTGTGAAGTGCCCTTTTGGATACTGGTCCAATAGCAGAGGTGATGAGTGTATCATAAAGACAGTGGAATTCCTGTCATTCACCGAAATCATGGGTatcattttaatgatgtttgGGTTACTTGGGGCATTTCTAACTGTGTTCATATTTGTAGTTTTCTTTCACCATAGAGACACACCAATAGTAAAAGCCAACAACTCAGAGCTGAGCTTCCTGCTGCTCTTCTCATTGACTCTGTGTTTCCTCTGTTCACTTACTTTCATTGGTCGGCCCACTGAGTGGTCCTGTATGTTGCGTCACACAGCATTTGGCATCACTTTTGTACTCTGTATCTCCTGTGTTCTAGGCAAAACAATAGTGGTATTAATGGCTTTCAGGGCTACACTTCCAGGAAGTAATGTTATGAAATGGTTTGGGCCTCTTCAACAAAGAATCAGTGTTGTTAGCTTTACTCTTGTACAGGTCCTTATCTGCGTACTTTGGTTAACATTATCACCACCTTTCCCATATATGAACATGAACTACTACAGAGAAAAAATCATCCTAGAATGCAGATTAGGCTCAGCTGTCGGTTTCTGGGCTGTTCTGGCATATATTGGCCTACTGGCTGTCTTGTGCTTCATTTTGGCTTTTCTAGCTCGAAAGCTCCCTGATAACTTCAATGAAGCCAAGTTCATTACATTCAGTATGCTCATTTTCTGTTCTGTCTGGATTGCCTTTATTCCAGCTTACCTGAGCACACCTGGAAAGTTAACTGTAGCTGTTGAGATATTTGCCATTTTAGCTTCCAGTTATAGTTTACTGATCTGTATTTTCATTCCAAAATGTTATGTCATCCTGTTAAGACCAGatgcaaacacaaaaaaagcatttattaagaAAAATGTCACATTAACCTGATCATAAAGACAGAGCACATTTAGCTTAATTACAATAATTgatgaatatatgaaaaatataaaaactgccAATGTCACTCACATCAGACATCAAATGGATCAGTGAAGACCTGAACCCTTTCAGTCATCCAAGTAAATGTCACATATGGTCTCCCTCTAGTGGAAAAAAGGGGTGTAAGACTACTAATGTAAGACTTGATGAACTTCATTCTCTCTTATTTCTCATACTTTAAGTCTATGTCTTTATCGGATGTGTGTGTGGGTGAATATGAGAATAGTATGAgtagtgttattattattactaataaaAACTTGCATTCAATGATTACCACATTGccaatgtaaatgttttaactgGTAACAACGTCATGTCAGCTTCTCGATTAATGTATACTGTAATTCAGTAATGCTTATATTTCTTACTACTCTTGTAAAATGTATACCAACTATGCACCTCCTGCATGCCTCCATTCCACTTGAAGACCCAAAGTACATAAAAGACcataaaataattagtaatcAGTTtccaagcattttttttttttttttttttttaaggcctgtacacaccgggacgaatatcgcacgcgtttatcaccagcgtttttcgagacgttttttgtgttcatacccaagcaattttcactggcgatgcgcagagtgaacgtgcaaattcactccctgacagtatgtggcgcttgtgcttaacggtattgcaaataaacatatttattatattaataaaaagttaaagaagataaaaatgcagatataaaatggcatatatatatatatatatatatatatatatatatatgacatatgAGAGATGGTAATCAGAAAAGGTTgtgcaaataagtcacaattaaagcctgtacacaccgggacgaatatcgcacgcgtttatcgccagcgtttttcgagacgttttttgtgttcacacccaaccgattttcactggcgatgcgcagagtgaacgtgcaaattcactccctgacagtatgtggcgcttgtgcttaacggtagtgcaaataaacatatttatgatattaataaagttaaagaagatacaaatgcagatattaaatggcatatatatGAGAGAGGGTAGTCAGAaacagtagtgcaaataaacatattatattagtaaagttaaagaagataaaaatgcagatattaaatggcatatatgagagatggtagtcagaaacagtagtgcaaataaacatttatgaaatagacattctctatatttcttgaatgtaaaagaaaaaaaaaaaaaaacagcaaaaatacagaaataatacacatctttTGGTATGGCCAAGaactggcagagcacccatagcgtgcgtctcaatcagccctagttcactagtcagggcactgatcagggagtcggccacattcatttaaatggtatactgatacacgacctaggaagctaggaAGCTGTTTGAGACGCAGGAATAGTTTGTAGaggtcttcctcgtctacttactttctattcgtcgtcttgtgtgctcggcaagaccgttttgtgcttgagcgccaccaagtcgtgttttactgtaacttcagcagctccaggcacggGAACAAAAGCGCCACTCTCATTGGTCTGCCAGTCTTTAACGCGGctcgtcaaaccaaaaaaacgaacccaaggcgttttttaaaaaatgacgcttttacTCCTCGCGTTTTTCGCTTccgtgtgcacactcacattggcgcccgtTTAGTCACGAGGTGTTAAACGTTCGACGATAATCGCGCACGATATTCGTCCcagtgtgtacaggcctttagGCTAATTATATAAGAGTGTAGAGTCTTATTTTCAAATTTCTTAATCAAGTTTAGGTTTGGGGAGGTGGGACAAAATATGGGAAGGGgttcaacaaacaaaatgaaTGCACAtcatctgagaaaaaaaaaaaaaaaaaaaaggtaggtGCTCAACCagataaatttaaattatattttgagtcATGCAGCTCTTCATCAGACCATGAGAAAAATccattaatattttcatttctaatcacttttttaattaaaataagacATGACAGATATAAGTTATTGCATTTTGCCCCTTTTGCATGAGTAGGCTTGTCCAGTTAACATCCAATACATTTGCCCCTATCTCACCATATCTATTAACATGTCGATCTCATTCTGCTCTGCAGTATCGctctctctccctttctcttTTTTATTACAGCAAATACTCAATGACCAGTGGTAAATCATGGAATCAGTTAAACAACATTTCACCTTGGGTTACCTGGGCATAAGCACCACTGTGCGATGTCAGAGCAAGTGTGCTACCTGCCAGCTCAAAGACAttgtttcaaatgttttttttttgttttgtttgtttgtttgtttgaaacagaggtaacactttatttcagtggtccactttaaacattctactcataagtaactttgcaactacatgtcacaTAACtatcattagagtattagtccCACaaaagacattctactgactataagtcaCTTTCCAACTACatactaaccctaacctaacaatCTACTATAGTCTAcaaatactctaatgagagttagttgcaaagttacttaagatagtagaatgtctaaagtgggcCGTCAAACATCAACATCATTGTATAAAATGTCCCTTACCACATACATCAGTggtttgaaattaaatgtaCCAGTTAAGGTCTTTAAACTCcataattcaaattaaaaaatttgACATTTCCTTTTGTGTAacgtattttgtaattttattttgaataatattaattaatcaattattaaatgtattaaattgctACATGTAGTGCTATCTGAAGAtgcaacaaaaataaatgtaaggTTTCACATATTTTTCAGTAGTTATTGTTGCTTAAATAAAACCAAATATTTTCTGAAAAAGTGTTTGTGCACTGCAATGTTTACCTCTGAGTATTGGCCCTTGTGGAACCAAGGGTACCTTCCTCCTTTGTCACTTATGAGTGTATAAAGCTAGGACCCTACCCTGAACAGGAACTCTATACCAGCCCAGCCTCTGAGATGAGAGGAGCCACTGTGGTTCTACTTGCTCTTCTGACTAGAGCACTGAACCCTTGCTGTACATCACTTAGCCTAGGAGATGATGAGAGACAAAATGATAAAAGTGAACATTCAGAGGACAGAGCTGTCAAAGTTAACAGAGCCTTGACATTTAATACAAGACATGTACCAATAACATGTGAAGGGTGGGTATGATTTATTTCAAGTTAATTTATTaatgcatgtttttatttaaaaactcatttttttgcTATGTCACTGTCGAAAATGTATTAGGTTTGTACATTCATTATTAGAAAGACACATTTTAATACTGCTGTATAAATGTGTATGATGACGAGGTTAAGAAGTGATTtataatagaatagaacagaatagatGACACAAAATGTGATTATGTTATTCCATTGTgccttgattaaataaaatgtgtgtttgctTTTGGAGACAGTAAGTCTAAGATCTCCCATTTTTCTTATTTCAGCTGCCTTGTAGAGAAATATCAGTCTACACACTTGTTGAACTTTTCTGTGGAAAAACCTGAGGCGTTCACAGTGCAGATTATTATTTCAAGACGCCCGATACTCTGCCTTTGTGAAATCCTGAATAAGCAGATCCTGGGTGAGCAGTGCAGACTTGAGCCCAAACAGATCAACCTGGGCTTACATAAGGTGAgcattgtaaacacagattagtaaatacaaatGAAGCAAAAAGAAAAGTAcatgcaattttatttatttatttctatttatttatttttcttcttttttgtctAGGCTTTCAATCCATCTTCAAGCACGTGTTTAAACTACAGCCATGTGTATATCCTGGTTTTACATTCTATGAACAGTTTTTATCTGAAAAATGGCAATGCCTGGACAATTGCTCTTCAAATAATGTGTGAACTGAATGTCAAAAATCACACAAGAGAAATGAACTGTGTGTGCTTCAAAGTTCACATTTTTATGGCTGCAGAGGACCAGGTGGATATAACAGATAAACTGTGCATTATAACTGGGGCCTGGTTTATGTCAGCTAACTTCAATGAATCGAATGAATCCCATGTGCCGAGGCTCAGTATGTTCTTTCCTGATGTGAAACTCTCAGAGCCAGCAGTGAAAGCTCTCATTGGTGCCTTTCTGAGGCAGACAAATCACTGGACCATGCCTGCCTTGATCTGTGTGCGTACTATAATGCATTGCGAGCTTGTAGTGTCATTCCACAGATCTTTGAACATGATCTCCATCATGAGAGGAAATTGTGAAAGCTGCACTTACAATCATTGTGCTGAGCTATACCAGGTACAGATTTCTGTTCCATGAATGTTGTCCCTACATTTAAtctacaataataacaataataagtAGAAGAATATAGATTAAAGATAAGGAAATAATTGCACTTCTCAATCAATATTGTTTTATCTTCATTGGCAGTTCATTTGGAGATGTATAATGGAGAAACAGGGGGAGTTTAACCAAGTGGTTAAAAGCTGTTTCAGATCAAATTTGCTCACCTGCACAGACATGTGGAAGCATAAAGGTGAACTCCAATTGTGTCTTTTTGCTTTGTGTATGAGCTGTTACTTTGTTTAGAGAGCACATATTTAATCTGGTATAGCATTATAACCAACTTGATGtgctttttttattgcatttgtacTTGTAGAAATCAGCCCACTACAATGGCAGATCTGCACTCAACTGCTCAGCAGAGGCTTGTTTCACCAGTGGATTGTGAGAGTTCTGCTAATCACAGTTTCTCTGTTTTTAATTGGTCAGACTGCAGTTGTGACATATATGAGCTATACACAAAGATATGTTTTTACCCACAGAGTCAGGAACTCAAATCTAAATTTTGTGCTGCTTTTCACAATCTCATGGTGCTCTTTGAGTCCACTTAATGGGCAATTAACTCTTTGTTCCTGCAAACTTCACCACACAGCATTTGGGGTCACGTTTGTCCTCTGTATCTCCTGTGCTCTGGGGAAAACAATAGTGGTGTTAATGGCCTTCAAGGCTACAATTCCAGGCAGTAATGTTATGAAATGGTTTGGGCGATTGCCACATAGACTCAGTGTTCCTGCATTTACTATGACACAGATCCTTGTCTTTGTGTTTTGGTTttcaatacatttatatttatttaacctGAGTATGAACTGTTACCAAGAAAAGATTATCCTAGAATGTGATGTACCCTCTGCAGTTGGTTTCTGTCTTAGTTTTTATCACTTGGTGCTCAGCtttattctgacttttcttgTATGTAACCTGCCATTTACTATTGTCTGTTACTCAGTGTTGAACATCCATGCTGTTATGGGTTTGACAACAAGAATATCGCTCAGAGCATTATTAAGGTAAAGCTGGCCTGTTTGAAGGTTGAAtgcaaatacaaatgtatatgaaGACAAAAGTTTATACttacatgaaaataaaaatgaacaattgCTCATTTctgagatttaaatgtttaaatttgtgTGTCAAAGTCAAGTGCAATTGTTCAAAGAAGCCATTCTAAACTGATGTCATGCTTTTCATTGGAGTGTTATTAAAAATGAAGGAATATTTGTACATTGCCATGCATTTTGGAACTacacaggtgaaaaaaaaaagttttgcattTTACAAACTTGGACccaaggtgtatatgacatATTATTTACTGTAAGTTAATATTAACAACTGTAATATGTTTCTTGTACTATTCAATACACAGTTTTATAAGGGAATAACATAAGTCAGACAATAAAGACAATCCAATTcatcaaatgaataaaaaaataatatagaaCAGTGGTCTTCAACCCTGCTACTTGAGACCCAAAGTGTATTTCCAACCTGCTTCAATACACCTGCCTGTGTATTTTCAAGcgatcctgaagagcttgatagacccttttcacatttccaggGTTCTCAGAAACGTAACTCATTAAAGTTGGGTAAACTTCTATAGCGATGTAAGggagaaaaaagtaaatataatttttgtatttcCATTTACTCCAATagcaaaatcatttttatattttccgaTTTTCTGTCACTCCCTCAGCTGTTGTATTAAAAACACgttttgctgttgttgttgttgttttatatatatatatatatatatataattaattaattttataatggaGAATGTGGCGATGCCAATTATTACATGATGGGGTGATTTaatatgttattaaaataataataataataattaaaataataataattatctaTCCATTCCCAAAATGAGGATACTGATGATTGTCTTTAAATGCCCTTatcaaatgtaataaataaattaataaatatatacatacatacatacagaagagaagatattgttgaataaagtcattttttttttttaatgtttttcaactaaaaattgaaaactttttatgcgttttggccattcatttacatgacaactgggtttgggggcctgaaaatgcaaacattcAAGAACAATTTTCAAAgtgcaagtgttttttttaaaaacgataccgttatcgcttccatgtaaactacaaaaaagcgcatttgtgaaaacagtgacatcatgcatatgttcagtctataggcgcatagtgtttctttacaaagtgacatcaccaaCTACAGGCCTGGCATggataatacagcgtttttagttgtttttgtggatccgtgtgaacggggatcatttCGACAACATTGCCGTCTATATGCGAAAAAGGCAAAGAAAAAAAcgtttccgtttttagtacatcgttgtcgtaTAACTGAATCTTAGCACATCTGACATTGTGTCAGACATCCTAACCAGACAGTAAATGAATGAGTGAGCATGGTATGCAGGGTGAGCAGTCCTTGATTGTGTGCTAATTGAAAccaggtgcaggtgattagTTCTTGAAGTGTGGGCAGGGTGACAACTGTGATAATGATGAAGgaaaattcaattcacatttatttgtatagcgcttttcacaatacacatcgtttcaaagcagctttacagaaaatgcatgtcaacattacaatttggagtgatctgttatcagaggtgtAAGTTATGTGAATTATGCTTAACCAAGCAAATAAATTCAGTTGTTAAGAATAGTTTTTATCAATTACAGATTATTTCTAAACTTAAATCATTCTTGTCTTTTCAAGATTTGGAGAAGGTCATTCATGCTTTTATCACATCGCGTTTAGATTATTGCAACTCATTGTATTTGGGCCTTCCTCAGTCATCCATTGCTCACCTCCAGATGGTTCAAAATGCAGCTGCAAGGATGTTAACCAGAGCAAAGAAATTTGACCATGTCACCCCAATCTTAGCATCGCTCCATTAGCTTCCAGTCCTTTTAAGGTTTCAGTTCAAAATTCTGTTGTATTGTTTTTCAAGCCCCCTCTTATTTAAAAGATCTTATTATTCCACATTCATCTAGTAGATCCTTAAGGTCTGCAGATCAGTATCTCTTATATGTCCCTCGATCACGTTTGAAAACCAAGGGCGACAGAGCTTTTTCAATTGGTGCCCCTCGCTTATGGAATCAGTTGCCACTGGATATTCGCCTTGCACCTTCTATTAGCATTTTTAAGAAGAGGCTGAAAACGTATCGGTCccattttatattaagtggccttaattactatgtacttacatcaaaaaataagtacaatgtacttattgggttcatattgaattgcaaaacacttttgctgctattgaggtgggatacgggtaaggttagggaaagctttggtggtatgggtaggtttaagggtgggttaaggtgtaagggatgggtcaacagtgtagttataaatgtaattacagaaatgaattacagatgtaattacatgcaggtgttttttaaaatataagtacaatgtaaaaacaggtatgtacacaataagtgcattgtatcaattgattaatttaaatgtaagtacatagtagttaaggccacttaatataaagtgggaccaacgtATCTTTTCTCCCAGGAgttttaatttagtcttagttCTGTGTTATTGTAGTATATTGTCTACTATGTTGTTTTATTCtgatttgattttattattttattttattattattattgttattctgTACTCTgttcagcactttggtcagctttgctgtttttaaatgtgctatataaataaaatttacttacttatgtaatttcagaaaaGTCACACCGTTAGCTAGCAAtctattaatttaaacaatgtattaatttaaagctgcagtccgcaattgttggccctctagcggttaataaacagaactgcacacgtcttgcggaagaacattgtaaccggagctacttttctccgtgtatgtctatggcgagtcacgcagttactgtgatactctgcggtgggtcctaccagtccagtctgaaatagtccgaatataaacacttattataagtgtaccataatgattcagggtaagacaaaaaaacggtttggaaaatggattcatgttgtacattctcattatataatttttgtaaattttgaacacaaaaaaagttgcggacagcagctttaactccctgaggtctgaaaacgcatCGGCGCGTTTtgtaggatttttttcacattgcagcaaaacagacttaaattatttcatttcttgtcatttcttgtcatagagacataagtaatatatcaaatgaaactatagaatgtcttcttttatttgtgtacactcagagtaaaaacacaatcttgtgctttttgtaaaataaagaaaactaacatgatgtgtgatctctcgtctccctctgaacgaagtccaatctgatagttctcagaaaatgaactgtaacttatgaatactaatgacaaaaaaatgacacttacgtctaaagaaacgttgaaatgttaggttttaaatcgtgcaagtcaaatcgaaaacaaacattctgtgtttatgtaatccgtatgaaaa
Coding sequences within:
- the LOC125255825 gene encoding uncharacterized protein LOC125255825 isoform X1, with protein sequence MRGATVVLLALLTRALNPCCTSLSLGDDERQNDKSEHSEDRAVKVNRALTFNTRHVPITCEGCLVEKYQSTHLLNFSVEKPEAFTVQIIISRRPILCLCEILNKQILGEQCRLEPKQINLGLHKAFNPSSSTCLNYSHVYILVLHSMNSFYLKNGNAWTIALQIMCELNVKNHTREMNCVCFKVHIFMAAEDQVDITDKLCIITGAWFMSANFNESNESHVPRLSMFFPDVKLSEPAVKALIGAFLRQTNHWTMPALICVRTIMHCELVVSFHRSLNMISIMRGNCESCTYNHCAELYQFIWRCIMEKQGEFNQVVKSCFRSNLLTCTDMWKHKEISPLQWQICTQLLSRGLFHQWIVRVLLITVSLFLIGQTAVVTYMSYTQRYVFTHRVRNSNLNFVLLFTISWCSLSPLNGQLTLCSCKLHHTAFGVTFVLCISCALGKTIVVLMAFKATIPGSNVMKWFGRLPHRLSVPAFTMTQILVFVFWFSIHLYLFNLSMNCYQEKIILECDVPSAVGFCLSFYHLVLSFILTFLVCNLPFTIVCYSVLNIHAVMGLTTRISLRALLR
- the LOC125255825 gene encoding uncharacterized protein LOC125255825 isoform X2, which encodes MRGATVVLLALLTRALNPCCTSLSLGDDERQNDKSEHSEDRAVKVNRALTFNTRHVPITCEGCLVEKYQSTHLLNFSVEKPEAFTVQIIISRRPILCLCEILNKQILGEQCRLEPKQINLGLHKAFNPSSSTCLNYSHVYILVLHSMNSFYLKNGNAWTIALQIMCELNVKNHTREMNCVCFKVHIFMAAEDQVDITDKLCIITGAWFMSANFNESNESHVPRLSMFFPDVKLSEPAVKALIGAFLRQTNHWTMPALICVRTIMHCELVVSFHRSLNMISIMRGNCESCTYNHCAELYQFIWRCIMEKQGEFNQVVKSCFRSNLLTCTDMWKHKGELQLCLFALCMSCYFV